A stretch of the Lolium perenne isolate Kyuss_39 chromosome 3, Kyuss_2.0, whole genome shotgun sequence genome encodes the following:
- the LOC127318346 gene encoding uncharacterized protein codes for MGTEKATTTTASSGKTPALCLYHVRARQRTSKVLGLDSPSCPSTQPLRSRITVPFLWEDAPGKPKLREAAASALLFPSAAAASPLPADGGATATAGCDREGVVVVRPAPLKLPPRLQAAPRGEQSFSSPKTVLQGPYVGGGRGDKPPRSVRRSGSTVSCRMMPGTGGAAFSWRKVTPASAGVKKDGHHDHDASCSSPAASSSTSSSASSSSSSMSYFFDVHSRGSGHWQQADGREVSEDGDVGDDCAKGSVRITRFRRNKSLPNVSTSHLWASIRKGVKQISPWS; via the coding sequence ATGGGGACGGAAAAGGCTACGACGACAACGGCGAGCAGCGGGAAGACGCCCGCGCTCTGCCTCTACCACGTCCGCGCACGGCAGCGAACGAGCAAGGTGCTCGGGCTGGACTCGCCGTCGTGCCCGTCCACGCAGCCGCTCCGCTCCCGCATCACGGTGCCCTTCCTCTGGGAGGACGCGCCTGGGAAACCCAAGCTGCGTGAAGCCGCGGCCAGCGCTCTGCTCTTCCCTTCGGCCGCCGCCGCGAGCCCACTTCCTGCTGACGGCGGCGCCACTGCCACGGCAGGCTGTGATCGCGAGGGTGTCGTCGTTGTGCGCCCCGCGCCGCTGAAGCTGCCGCCGCGGCTGCAGGCGGCGCCCAGGGGGGAACAGTCCTTCTCCTCGCCCAAGACCGTGCTCCAGGGTCCCTACGTTGGTGGCGGTCGCGGAGACAAACCGCCAAGGTCAGTGAGGAGGAGCGGGAGCACGGTGAGCTGCCGGATGATGCCAGGCACCGGCGGCGCCGCGTTTTCCTGGAGGAAggtcacgccggcgtcggcgggggtcAAGAAAGATGGCCACCATGATCACGACGCCTCGTGCTCTTCGCCAGCGGCGTCGTCGTCCACGTCCtcgtcggcctcctcctcgtcatcctcGATGTCGTACTTCTTCGACGTCCACAGCCGTGGATCAGGTCACTGGCAGCAAGCCGACGGGCGCGAGGTCTCGGAGGACGGCGACGTAGGGGACGACTGCGCCAAGGGATCGGTCAGGATCACCAGGTTCAGGAGGAACAAGAGCCTTCCCAATGTTTCCACGTCGCATCTGTGG